The following proteins come from a genomic window of Sphingobium cloacae:
- a CDS encoding bifunctional enoyl-CoA hydratase/phosphate acetyltransferase, translating to MTDEAMIENRTFDEIAVGESASVTRTLSKRDIQLFALVSGDVNPAHLDEDYAESDFFRRVIAHGMWGGGLISAVLGTELPGPGAIYLGQSLRFLRPVGIGDAITATVTVTEKRADKHILLLDCRCDNQNGETVITGEAQVKAPTEKIRRPRIALPDIRLSDHDGYHRLIEGVRGNPARTAIAHPCSAAALAAAVEAAEAGLIDPILVGPRARILAAAAEAGKDVAAYRIVESAHSHDSAAKAVELVRAGEAVLLMKGSLHTDELMGAVVSRATGLRTERRISHAYVMDVPGHPTPLIITDAAINIAPNLEEKADIIRNAIDLAHVLDIGQPRVAILSAVETVNPAMPTTLDAAALCKMADRGQITGGLLDGPLAFDNAISEAAAKEKGIVSPVAGKADILVVPDLEAGNMLAKQLTFLGGADAAGIVLGARVPIILTSRADSLRTRLASCAVAVLVARAATKAAPGLPEGMRT from the coding sequence ATGACCGATGAGGCCATGATCGAAAACCGGACCTTCGACGAGATCGCCGTGGGCGAAAGCGCGAGCGTGACCCGCACGCTCTCCAAGCGCGATATCCAGCTCTTCGCGCTGGTGTCGGGCGACGTCAATCCGGCCCATCTGGACGAGGATTATGCCGAAAGCGACTTCTTCCGCCGGGTGATCGCGCACGGCATGTGGGGCGGCGGGCTGATATCGGCGGTGCTCGGGACCGAACTGCCCGGCCCCGGTGCCATCTATCTCGGCCAGTCGCTGCGGTTCCTGAGGCCCGTGGGCATCGGCGACGCCATCACCGCGACGGTGACGGTGACGGAAAAGCGGGCGGACAAGCATATCCTGCTGCTCGACTGCCGCTGCGACAATCAGAATGGCGAGACCGTCATCACCGGCGAAGCGCAGGTCAAGGCCCCCACCGAGAAGATCCGCCGCCCGCGCATCGCGCTCCCCGATATCCGCCTGTCAGACCATGACGGCTATCATCGGTTGATCGAGGGCGTGCGCGGCAACCCCGCGCGCACCGCCATCGCTCACCCCTGTTCGGCCGCCGCGCTGGCGGCAGCGGTCGAGGCCGCCGAGGCAGGGCTGATCGATCCGATCCTGGTGGGACCGAGGGCCCGCATTCTTGCAGCGGCGGCCGAGGCCGGCAAGGATGTGGCGGCCTATCGCATCGTGGAAAGCGCGCACAGCCATGATTCGGCGGCGAAGGCCGTCGAACTGGTGCGGGCCGGCGAGGCGGTGCTGCTCATGAAGGGATCGCTGCATACCGACGAATTGATGGGCGCGGTCGTGTCGCGCGCGACGGGCCTGCGTACCGAACGGCGGATCAGCCATGCCTATGTGATGGACGTGCCCGGCCATCCGACGCCGCTCATCATCACCGACGCGGCGATCAACATCGCGCCGAACCTTGAAGAAAAGGCGGATATCATCCGCAACGCCATCGATCTTGCCCATGTGCTGGACATCGGCCAACCCAGGGTCGCGATCCTGTCCGCTGTCGAGACGGTGAACCCGGCGATGCCGACCACGCTCGATGCTGCCGCGCTGTGCAAGATGGCCGACCGGGGCCAGATCACGGGCGGCCTCCTCGATGGCCCGCTCGCCTTCGACAATGCGATCAGCGAGGCGGCCGCGAAGGAAAAAGGGATCGTGTCGCCCGTCGCGGGCAAGGCGGACATATTGGTCGTACCCGATCTGGAGGCGGGCAACATGCTCGCCAAGCAGCTCACCTTCCTCGGCGGGGCGGATGCGGCAGGCATCGTGCTGGGTGCGCGTGTGCCGATCATCCTCACCAGCCGGGCCGACAGCCTGCGCACGCGCCTTGCTTCCTGCGCCGTTGCCGTGCTGGTAGCGCGCGCGGCGACCAAGGCGGCGCCCGGCCTGCCGGAGGGTATGCGCACATGA
- a CDS encoding PHA/PHB synthase family protein, producing MSAQNMPQAPDPLDGIAETLDRAAGAAIAQMTAGLSPITILQAFSDWGHHLAFAPGKQLQLTAKAARKYVRLFDYAVRSAGDRDAAPVIEPLPQDRRFADPAWQQPPFNLLSQAFLLNQQWWHAATTGVGGVGSHHEDMVEFTARQMLDILAPTNFLTTNPVLQRKIVETGGQCLVDGFRHLIEDMQHLVRGLPPAGTDAFRVGETVATARGKVVYRNRLIELIQYAPTTDTVRPEPILIVPAWIMKYYILDLSPENSLVQWLTSQGFTVFMISWHNPDSEDRDLDMEAYRQLGPMAALDAVSAITGAPAVHAVGYCLGGTLLSIAAATMAREGDDRLASVTLFAAQTEFSEPGELGLFIDEGQLNLLEKMMWSRGYLDSGQMGGAFQILKSNDLVWSRILSEYLMGERAPLNDLMAWNADGTRMPYAMHSQYLRRLFLDDDLAEGKYKVNGRTIALSAIRRPLFVVGTERDHVAPWHSVHKIHLLTGAEITFVLTSGGHNAGIVSEPGHNGRRYRVLTRETDGLSYDPEEWERHAEKKQGSWWTEWGDWLASRSGAPGAPPSMGAADKGYAPIADAPGHYVLER from the coding sequence ATGAGCGCCCAGAACATGCCCCAGGCACCCGACCCGCTCGACGGGATCGCCGAAACCCTCGACAGGGCCGCGGGCGCCGCGATCGCGCAGATGACCGCGGGGCTCTCCCCCATCACCATCCTCCAGGCCTTTTCGGACTGGGGACATCATCTCGCCTTCGCACCGGGCAAGCAGCTGCAACTCACCGCCAAGGCGGCCCGCAAATATGTGCGGCTCTTCGACTATGCCGTCCGATCCGCAGGCGACCGCGACGCGGCGCCCGTGATCGAGCCGCTGCCGCAGGACCGCCGCTTTGCCGATCCCGCCTGGCAGCAGCCGCCCTTCAACCTCCTCTCGCAGGCGTTCCTTCTCAACCAGCAATGGTGGCACGCGGCGACAACCGGGGTGGGCGGCGTCGGCAGCCATCATGAGGACATGGTCGAATTCACCGCCAGACAGATGCTCGATATCCTTGCGCCGACCAACTTCCTTACGACCAACCCGGTTCTCCAGCGCAAGATCGTCGAGACCGGCGGCCAATGCCTGGTCGACGGGTTCCGCCATCTGATCGAGGATATGCAGCATCTCGTAAGAGGCTTGCCTCCGGCGGGCACGGACGCCTTCCGCGTGGGGGAGACGGTGGCGACCGCCAGGGGCAAGGTCGTCTATCGCAACCGCCTCATCGAACTGATCCAGTACGCCCCCACCACCGACACGGTGCGGCCCGAGCCGATCCTGATCGTGCCGGCATGGATCATGAAATATTACATCCTCGACCTCTCGCCCGAGAACAGCCTCGTCCAGTGGCTGACGTCCCAGGGCTTCACCGTGTTCATGATCTCCTGGCACAATCCGGACAGCGAGGACCGCGACCTCGACATGGAGGCCTATCGGCAACTCGGGCCGATGGCGGCGCTCGATGCGGTGAGCGCGATTACCGGCGCGCCCGCCGTTCATGCCGTGGGCTATTGCCTAGGCGGCACGCTGCTCTCGATCGCAGCGGCGACGATGGCGCGCGAGGGTGACGATCGCCTTGCCAGCGTGACGCTTTTCGCGGCGCAGACCGAATTCAGCGAACCGGGCGAACTGGGCCTCTTCATCGATGAGGGACAGCTCAATCTCCTCGAAAAGATGATGTGGAGCCGGGGCTATCTCGACAGCGGCCAGATGGGCGGCGCGTTCCAGATCCTCAAATCCAACGACCTCGTCTGGTCGCGCATCCTGTCGGAATATCTGATGGGCGAGCGCGCGCCTCTCAACGACCTCATGGCCTGGAACGCCGACGGGACGCGCATGCCCTATGCCATGCACAGCCAGTATCTGCGGCGCCTGTTCCTCGACGATGACCTGGCCGAGGGCAAATACAAGGTCAATGGTCGCACCATCGCGCTCTCGGCGATCCGCAGACCGTTGTTCGTCGTCGGCACCGAGCGCGATCATGTCGCGCCCTGGCATTCGGTGCATAAGATCCACCTGCTGACCGGGGCCGAGATCACCTTCGTGCTGACGAGCGGCGGCCATAATGCCGGTATCGTCTCGGAACCGGGCCACAACGGCCGGCGCTACCGCGTGCTGACGCGCGAAACCGATGGTCTCTCCTACGATCCGGAGGAATGGGAACGCCACGCAGAGAAGAAGCAGGGTTCCTGGTGGACCGAATGGGGCGACTGGCTTGCAAGCCGTTCGGGCGCGCCCGGGGCCCCGCCGTCCATGGGCGCCGCGGACAAAGGCTATGCGCCGATCGCGGACGCGCCCGGCCATTATGTCCTGGAGCGCTGA
- the lptB gene encoding LPS export ABC transporter ATP-binding protein yields MLDDSACRIADTPSACREGVDCARLDTSGSVSVVGPPALKVQAIEKAFGRRKVLDGFSLEVDRGEIVGLLGPNGTGKTICFYGIMGLIRLDGGRILLDGEDVSALAMHERGNRGLGYLPQEASIFRGMSVADNIRSVLELRMTDPGDIDRRLGELLADFGLTHLRSTPSPSLSGGERRRCEIARALAAEPGVILLDEPFAGIDPISIADIKLMVRDLKRRGVGVLITDHNVHEMLELVDRAYVIHGGKVLFVGKPQELLHHDEVRRLYLGENYED; encoded by the coding sequence ATGCTCGATGACAGCGCCTGCCGCATTGCCGACACTCCATCAGCCTGCCGCGAAGGCGTTGACTGCGCCAGGCTGGACACCTCCGGGTCGGTGTCGGTGGTCGGCCCGCCCGCGCTCAAAGTCCAGGCGATCGAGAAAGCGTTCGGACGGCGAAAGGTGCTGGACGGCTTCTCGCTCGAGGTCGATCGCGGCGAGATCGTTGGCCTGCTCGGCCCCAACGGCACAGGCAAGACGATCTGCTTCTACGGGATCATGGGTCTCATACGCCTCGATGGCGGTCGTATACTGCTCGACGGCGAAGATGTCTCAGCACTGGCCATGCATGAGCGCGGCAACCGCGGGCTTGGCTATCTGCCGCAGGAAGCCTCGATCTTTCGCGGGATGAGCGTTGCGGACAACATCCGCTCTGTGCTGGAACTGCGCATGACCGACCCTGGCGACATCGACCGCCGGCTGGGCGAACTGCTTGCCGATTTCGGCCTGACGCATCTGCGGTCGACACCCTCCCCTTCCCTGTCCGGCGGCGAGCGGCGGCGCTGCGAGATCGCGCGCGCCCTGGCGGCCGAGCCTGGCGTGATCCTGCTCGACGAGCCTTTCGCCGGGATCGATCCCATTTCGATCGCGGACATCAAGCTCATGGTCCGCGATCTCAAAAGGCGTGGCGTCGGCGTCCTCATCACCGACCATAACGTCCATGAGATGCTCGAACTGGTCGACCGCGCCTATGTCATCCACGGCGGCAAGGTGCTTTTCGTGGGCAAGCCGCAAGAGCTTCTTCACCATGACGAAGTCCGTCGTCTGTACCTGGGAGAGAATTATGAGGATTGA
- a CDS encoding thiolase family protein, producing MTSPVVLCAPVRTPIGAYGGALKDMKAPALGSVAIAETLRRAGVGADNIDSVVMGQVVQAGAKMNPARQAAINAGLRDSAPAMTVNRVCGSGAQAIASAAQEIMLGLGQAVIAGGMENMDQAPYLIEKGRWGYRMGEGKLLDAMLHDGLNDAFSNQHSGWVTEDLVAQFGISREAQDGWALRSQQSFSAAQANGRFEAEIVPVEIPSRKAVTLFAKDEQNRADTSLESLARLKPAFRPEGTITAGNAPGLNTGASAMIVANEQWAQRNGVTPLGRLVAFGVGAVAPGLFGLGPVPAVRQALERAGWSVGDLDRVEINEAFAAIAIAVTQELGLPEDIVNVEGGAIAHGHPIGATGAVLTTRLLHAMRRDGLRRGVVTLCIGGGQGVALALEAMA from the coding sequence ATGACCAGTCCTGTCGTTCTGTGCGCCCCGGTTCGCACGCCCATCGGCGCCTATGGCGGCGCGCTCAAGGACATGAAAGCGCCCGCGCTCGGCAGCGTCGCCATCGCCGAAACGCTCAGGCGCGCGGGCGTGGGCGCTGACAATATCGACAGCGTCGTCATGGGACAGGTGGTCCAGGCAGGCGCGAAGATGAACCCTGCCCGCCAGGCCGCCATCAACGCGGGGTTACGCGACAGTGCTCCTGCCATGACCGTCAACCGGGTCTGCGGATCGGGCGCACAGGCGATCGCCTCGGCCGCCCAGGAGATCATGCTCGGCCTTGGCCAGGCCGTGATCGCCGGCGGCATGGAGAATATGGACCAGGCGCCCTATCTCATCGAGAAGGGACGCTGGGGCTATCGTATGGGCGAGGGCAAACTCCTCGACGCCATGCTCCATGACGGGCTGAATGACGCCTTCAGCAATCAGCATTCAGGCTGGGTCACCGAGGATCTGGTCGCACAGTTCGGCATCAGCCGGGAGGCGCAGGATGGCTGGGCGTTGCGCTCGCAGCAGAGTTTCAGCGCGGCCCAGGCCAATGGCCGGTTCGAGGCGGAGATCGTGCCTGTCGAGATTCCTTCTCGCAAGGCTGTGACGCTCTTTGCAAAAGATGAGCAGAACCGGGCCGATACGAGCCTTGAGAGCCTCGCGCGTCTAAAGCCTGCCTTCCGACCGGAAGGCACCATCACGGCGGGCAATGCGCCCGGCCTCAACACCGGCGCGTCCGCGATGATCGTCGCGAACGAGCAATGGGCGCAGCGCAATGGCGTGACGCCCCTGGGGCGCCTCGTCGCGTTCGGTGTCGGCGCGGTCGCCCCCGGCCTCTTCGGCCTCGGGCCGGTGCCCGCCGTCCGGCAGGCGCTCGAGCGGGCGGGATGGTCGGTCGGAGACCTCGATCGCGTCGAGATCAACGAGGCTTTCGCGGCCATCGCCATCGCGGTCACGCAGGAACTCGGCCTCCCTGAGGACATCGTCAATGTGGAAGGCGGCGCCATCGCGCATGGCCATCCGATCGGGGCGACCGGTGCCGTGCTGACCACCCGCCTGCTGCATGCGATGCGGCGCGACGGGCTGCGCCGGGGCGTTGTCACCTTGTGCATCGGCGGCGGCCAGGGCGTGGCCCTCGCCCTGGAGGCGATGGCATGA
- the phbB gene encoding acetoacetyl-CoA reductase: MPRVALVTGGVSGIGAATAMLLRDKGYRVAVNYHGNDEDAERFLAETSIPIYNWNVADFSACHDGVAKVAADIGPIDILVNNAGITRDGTLHKMTEEQWRSVVDVDLGGCFNMCRAVIEGMRERRFGRIVNISSVNGLSGQFGQTNYAAAKAGVIGFTKALALEGASRNITVNAIAPGYTDTGMVAAVPQDALEAVLAAVPVGRLGTPQEIARGVLYLVEDEAGFVTGATLSINGGKYLA, translated from the coding sequence ATGCCCAGAGTCGCACTCGTTACCGGCGGCGTCAGCGGAATAGGCGCGGCGACCGCAATGCTCCTCCGCGACAAAGGCTATCGCGTTGCCGTCAATTATCATGGCAATGACGAGGATGCCGAGCGATTCCTCGCGGAAACCTCGATCCCGATCTACAACTGGAATGTAGCCGATTTCTCCGCCTGTCATGACGGCGTGGCGAAGGTTGCGGCAGACATCGGCCCCATCGACATTCTGGTCAACAATGCCGGCATCACGCGCGACGGCACGTTGCACAAGATGACCGAGGAGCAATGGCGCAGCGTCGTCGACGTCGATCTGGGCGGCTGCTTCAACATGTGCCGTGCCGTGATCGAGGGCATGCGCGAGCGCCGGTTCGGACGGATCGTCAATATCAGCTCGGTAAACGGTCTTTCAGGACAATTTGGCCAGACCAACTATGCAGCGGCCAAGGCAGGCGTGATCGGCTTCACCAAGGCGCTGGCACTGGAAGGCGCGTCTCGAAACATCACGGTCAATGCGATTGCGCCGGGCTATACCGATACCGGCATGGTCGCCGCGGTGCCGCAGGACGCGCTCGAGGCGGTGCTGGCCGCGGTGCCGGTCGGCCGGCTCGGCACGCCGCAGGAAATCGCGCGCGGCGTGCTCTATCTTGTCGAGGACGAGGCCGGTTTCGTGACCGGCGCCACCCTCTCGATCAACGGCGGCAAGTATCTCGCCTGA
- the phbB gene encoding acetoacetyl-CoA reductase — protein sequence MTGIALVTGGTRGIGAAIARSLKAAGWNVASIYHGNDAAAELFRDGTGIPVYKWDVAEEQACREGLARVEKELGPVSVLVNNAGITRDTMFHRMSFAQWREVLGTNLDSMFTMTRAVIEGMRERRFGRIINISSINGQKGQIGQVNYSAAKAGVIGFTKALAQENASRGITVNAVCPGYIDTEMVAAVPQDVREKIIGGIPVGRLGDPAEIAEAVCWLASDKAGFNTGSVLTINGGQYIANG from the coding sequence ATGACGGGAATTGCACTCGTAACTGGGGGAACACGTGGAATCGGCGCGGCAATCGCCCGGTCGCTCAAAGCAGCGGGATGGAATGTTGCCAGCATATATCATGGAAACGACGCCGCCGCCGAGCTGTTCCGGGATGGTACGGGCATTCCCGTCTATAAATGGGACGTCGCGGAGGAACAGGCCTGCCGCGAAGGCCTGGCCCGCGTGGAAAAGGAACTGGGCCCGGTTTCAGTGCTGGTGAACAATGCCGGCATCACGCGCGACACCATGTTCCATCGGATGAGCTTTGCGCAGTGGCGCGAGGTTCTTGGCACCAACCTCGACTCGATGTTCACAATGACGCGCGCCGTCATCGAAGGCATGCGCGAACGCCGCTTTGGCCGGATCATCAATATCTCCTCGATCAACGGCCAGAAGGGCCAGATTGGCCAGGTGAACTATTCGGCGGCCAAGGCGGGTGTGATCGGCTTCACCAAGGCGCTGGCGCAGGAAAATGCGTCGCGCGGCATCACGGTCAACGCCGTATGCCCCGGCTATATCGACACCGAGATGGTCGCTGCCGTGCCGCAGGATGTCCGCGAAAAGATCATCGGCGGCATTCCCGTCGGGCGCCTGGGCGATCCGGCTGAAATCGCCGAAGCCGTTTGTTGGCTGGCCTCGGACAAGGCCGGTTTCAATACCGGCTCGGTGCTCACGATCAATGGCGGGCAATATATCGCCAACGGCTGA
- a CDS encoding efflux transporter outer membrane subunit, translating into MVGVTGCSFAPEHVRPPQPVPPTYEAANIAGTTIARIGWHDFFREAELQRLIGEALANNRDIRIAATRVAEVRAAWRIEGSSLYPQLDAVGTGTRGRTLFNLPGAGATPVDVKQISAQLSASWEIDFWGRLRNLRDAARWQYLATEEARRAVASQLVAQVANGYLLEREYEERVALARHSIETREEALRIMRRRYEVGSGSKLEMTQAQLLLGQANTTMQGLEQDRAVNRNALAVLIGRPVEIASGTLSLTDVPERLTLPAGLPSDLLANRPDIVASEYQLRAASANIGAARAAFFPNISLTGAYGTMSDELDGLFSGGSEAWSFTPTIRLPLFNAGRLKGNLDVARARQERAVAQYEQTVQSAFRDVSDALVRRQQLQLQIDTTQQMLDAQRERARLAQLRFDNGRSAYLEVLDAQRDLFDAEQALVQLRRAELASIVVLYSALGGGFVADDAFDGNLSNRNGEQSQ; encoded by the coding sequence ATGGTGGGTGTGACCGGCTGCTCTTTTGCGCCTGAGCATGTCCGGCCACCCCAGCCGGTGCCGCCGACCTACGAGGCGGCCAACATCGCCGGGACCACGATCGCGCGCATCGGTTGGCACGACTTCTTCCGGGAAGCCGAGTTGCAGCGGCTGATCGGCGAGGCGCTCGCGAACAATCGCGATATCCGCATCGCGGCGACCCGCGTCGCCGAGGTCCGCGCCGCCTGGCGGATCGAGGGCTCCTCGCTCTATCCGCAGCTCGATGCGGTCGGCACGGGAACGCGGGGCCGGACCCTGTTCAATCTCCCCGGCGCGGGCGCTACGCCTGTCGATGTCAAACAGATCAGCGCGCAGCTCTCGGCCAGTTGGGAGATCGACTTCTGGGGACGGCTGCGCAACCTGCGCGATGCCGCGCGCTGGCAGTATCTGGCGACCGAGGAAGCGCGCCGCGCGGTCGCGAGCCAGCTCGTCGCGCAGGTCGCCAACGGCTATCTTCTCGAACGGGAATATGAGGAACGGGTCGCACTCGCCCGGCACTCGATCGAAACGCGCGAGGAAGCGCTGCGCATCATGCGCCGCCGCTATGAGGTGGGATCGGGATCGAAGCTCGAGATGACCCAGGCGCAGCTGCTCCTGGGCCAGGCCAATACGACGATGCAGGGGCTGGAGCAGGACCGGGCCGTCAACCGCAATGCTCTTGCGGTGCTGATCGGGCGGCCTGTCGAGATCGCGTCCGGGACCCTGTCTCTGACCGACGTGCCCGAACGGCTCACGCTGCCTGCCGGGCTGCCCTCCGACCTTCTGGCCAACCGCCCGGATATCGTGGCGTCCGAATATCAGCTGCGCGCCGCCAGCGCCAATATCGGCGCGGCGCGGGCGGCCTTTTTTCCGAACATCAGCCTGACGGGCGCATACGGCACGATGAGCGATGAGTTGGACGGGCTGTTCTCCGGCGGCAGCGAGGCGTGGAGCTTCACCCCGACCATCCGCCTTCCGCTTTTCAACGCGGGACGCCTGAAGGGCAATCTCGACGTGGCCAGGGCCCGGCAGGAACGGGCGGTCGCGCAATATGAACAGACCGTGCAATCGGCGTTCCGCGACGTGTCCGATGCCCTTGTCCGCCGGCAGCAGTTGCAGCTGCAGATCGACACGACACAGCAGATGCTGGACGCCCAGCGCGAACGCGCGCGGCTCGCCCAGCTTCGCTTCGACAATGGCCGCTCGGCCTATCTGGAGGTGCTGGATGCCCAGCGCGACCTGTTCGACGCCGAACAGGCCCTGGTCCAGCTTCGGCGGGCCGAACTGGCCAGCATCGTCGTACTTTATTCGGCGCTGGGCGGAGGATTTGTCGCGGACGACGCCTTCGACGGCAACCTATCGAACAGAAACGGGGAACAGTCACAATGA